A genomic region of Pseudomonas migulae contains the following coding sequences:
- a CDS encoding acyl-CoA synthetase, which yields MSIYEQGLGPSAVNHIALSPLSFLERTANVYPDYPAVIHGSIRRTWAQTYTRCRRLASALAGRGIGKNDTVAVMLPNIPEMLEVHFGVPMIGAVLNPLNVRLDAEAIAFMLQHGEAKVLITDREFHDVIHAAIGMLDHPPLVIDVNDPEYGEGKAVSDLDYEALLAEGDPAFAWQWPSNEWQAISLNYTSGTTGNPKGVVYHHRGAYLNALGNQMTWAMGNHPVYLWTLPMFHCNGWCYPWTITALAGVHVFLRRVDPQKILTLIREHQVTHLCGAPIVLNALVNMPESAKAAIDHPVNAMVAGAAPPAKVIGAVEEMGIKVTHVYGLTETYGPVTLCAWHAEWDELPLEERAQIKSRQGVRYPTLEGVMVGDSKTLEPTPRDGQTIGEVFMRGNTVMKGYLKNPTATAEAFEGGWFHTGDLAVCHPDGYVEIKDRLKDIIISGGENISTIELEGVLYRHPGVMEAAVVARPDEKWGETPCAFITLKADHQDVREADIISFCREHLAGFKVPRTVIFTLLPKTSTGKIQKYVLRDRAKAL from the coding sequence ATGTCGATCTATGAACAAGGGCTAGGCCCTTCGGCTGTCAATCACATCGCCCTGTCTCCGCTCAGCTTCCTCGAGCGCACGGCCAACGTTTACCCCGACTACCCCGCCGTTATCCACGGCTCGATTCGTCGTACCTGGGCACAGACCTATACCCGTTGCCGACGTCTGGCTTCGGCGCTGGCCGGTCGCGGTATTGGCAAGAACGACACCGTGGCGGTGATGCTGCCCAACATCCCCGAGATGCTCGAAGTGCATTTCGGCGTGCCGATGATCGGTGCCGTGCTCAACCCGCTCAACGTGCGCCTGGATGCCGAAGCCATTGCTTTCATGCTGCAGCATGGCGAGGCCAAGGTGCTGATCACCGACCGCGAGTTCCATGACGTGATTCACGCCGCCATCGGCATGCTCGATCACCCGCCGCTGGTCATCGATGTCAACGACCCGGAGTACGGCGAAGGCAAGGCCGTCAGCGATCTGGACTATGAAGCGTTGCTGGCGGAAGGCGACCCGGCATTCGCCTGGCAATGGCCGTCCAACGAGTGGCAGGCCATCTCGCTGAACTACACCTCCGGCACCACCGGCAATCCGAAAGGCGTGGTCTATCACCACCGCGGCGCTTATCTGAATGCCTTGGGCAACCAGATGACCTGGGCGATGGGCAACCATCCCGTCTACCTCTGGACCCTGCCGATGTTCCATTGCAACGGCTGGTGCTACCCGTGGACCATCACCGCGCTGGCCGGTGTGCACGTGTTCCTGCGTCGCGTCGATCCACAGAAAATCCTCACGCTGATCCGCGAACACCAGGTCACTCACTTGTGCGGCGCGCCAATCGTGCTCAATGCGCTGGTCAACATGCCGGAATCGGCGAAAGCCGCCATCGATCACCCGGTCAACGCCATGGTCGCCGGTGCTGCACCGCCGGCCAAAGTCATTGGCGCCGTGGAAGAAATGGGCATCAAGGTCACCCACGTCTACGGCCTGACCGAAACCTATGGCCCGGTGACGCTGTGCGCCTGGCATGCCGAATGGGATGAACTGCCGCTGGAAGAACGGGCGCAGATCAAGTCCCGCCAGGGTGTGCGCTACCCGACGCTCGAAGGCGTGATGGTCGGCGATTCGAAGACCCTGGAACCGACGCCGCGCGACGGTCAGACCATCGGTGAAGTGTTCATGCGCGGCAACACCGTGATGAAGGGCTACCTGAAAAACCCGACGGCCACCGCTGAAGCGTTCGAGGGTGGCTGGTTCCATACCGGCGACCTGGCGGTGTGTCACCCCGACGGTTATGTCGAGATCAAGGACCGCCTCAAAGACATCATCATTTCCGGTGGCGAGAACATTTCCACCATCGAACTCGAAGGCGTGCTCTACCGCCATCCGGGTGTGATGGAGGCCGCAGTGGTCGCCCGTCCCGATGAAAAATGGGGCGAAACGCCCTGCGCCTTCATCACCTTGAAGGCTGATCACCAGGACGTTCGCGAAGCCGACATCATCAGTTTCTGCCGCGAACACCTGGCCGGTTTCAAAGTCCCGCGCACGGTGATTTTCACCCTGTTGCCGAAGACCTCCACCGGCAAGATCCAGAAGTACGTGCTGCGCGACAGGGCCAAGGCCCTCTAA
- a CDS encoding DUF485 domain-containing protein, which translates to MIDIHATDTQRCERIRSNPKFLQLVSSRSRLAWSLSAAVLGTYYLFMLVVAFAPQWLHAPLGEHRMLTLGMPVGAAIIIFSWLLTGWYVYSANTRFDALGAAILEESK; encoded by the coding sequence ATGATCGACATCCATGCAACCGATACCCAACGCTGTGAACGTATTCGGAGCAACCCGAAATTCCTTCAATTGGTCAGCAGCCGTTCGCGCCTGGCCTGGTCATTGAGTGCTGCCGTGCTGGGCACTTATTACCTGTTCATGCTCGTGGTGGCGTTTGCCCCGCAGTGGCTGCACGCACCGCTCGGCGAGCATCGGATGTTGACCCTGGGCATGCCGGTTGGCGCGGCGATCATCATTTTTTCCTGGCTGCTGACCGGCTGGTATGTCTACAGCGCCAACACGCGCTTCGATGCACTGGGCGCCGCCATTCTCGAGGAGAGCAAGTGA